In a genomic window of Rubidibacter lacunae KORDI 51-2:
- a CDS encoding flavin prenyltransferase UbiX, which translates to MTSDRPLILGISGASGMVYAVRALKWLLEADYTVDVVASKASFIVWQAEQGVRVPAEPDLQAMFWHEQAGCPSKGKLRCHRWGDVGATIASGSYRSLGMIVIPCSMSTVAKIAAGLSSDLLERAADVQLKEGKPLAIVPRETPFSLIHLRNLTVLAEAGAAIVPAIPAWYHNPKTIEDLVDFVVARALDRLDIDCVPLKRWDGH; encoded by the coding sequence ATGACAAGCGATCGCCCGTTGATTCTAGGTATTAGCGGAGCCTCCGGCATGGTTTACGCCGTCCGTGCTCTCAAGTGGCTCCTCGAAGCTGACTACACTGTAGACGTTGTTGCTTCCAAGGCAAGTTTCATTGTTTGGCAGGCAGAGCAGGGCGTGCGCGTACCAGCCGAACCGGATTTGCAAGCTATGTTCTGGCACGAGCAAGCCGGCTGCCCCAGCAAAGGCAAACTACGCTGCCACCGCTGGGGCGACGTCGGTGCCACGATCGCGAGCGGCTCGTATCGATCGCTCGGCATGATCGTCATACCCTGCAGCATGAGTACGGTGGCGAAGATTGCAGCCGGGTTGAGTTCGGACCTACTGGAACGAGCGGCAGACGTGCAGCTCAAGGAAGGCAAACCGCTGGCGATCGTTCCACGCGAGACGCCATTTAGCTTGATTCACCTGCGCAATCTCACGGTCCTTGCTGAAGCTGGTGCGGCAATCGTTCCTGCGATTCCAGCGTGGTATCACAATCCCAAAACCATCGAAGATCTGGTCGACTTTGTTGTTGCGCGGGCGCTCGATCGCCTCGACATCGACTGCGTCCCCCTGAAGCGTTGGGATGGGCACTAG
- a CDS encoding TldD/PmbA family protein, giving the protein MPHRLADGRNRLADLMARYRQRVDFLTIRLEESEGTDIYLRGDRVETLTEERAIGAQIRACYKGGWGLATCNDLDDLEDRIGEAIAAARMVGTETTTIAPVTPVEGVYRLPLTGTDPRHVPLAEKKALCDRYNHILCDADPRIATTSVRYGDVTQRVTLATSDGTLVEQVWSDLEARFAATARSGELVQTGRETTGSRSAFEDFRDLDDRVRAAAERATHALSIPPVTGGTYTVVIDPILTGLFVHEAFGHLSEADMAYENPDLLEVMSFGRRFGPPELQIFDGAAPTGHRGSYAIDDEGTPATTTQLIRDGILVGRLHSRETAGKLGEQPTGNARCLDYQYSPIVRMTNTWIERGTTPVADLIRDVDRGIYARNWLGGMTNGEMFTFSAGEAWTIRNGKLTDPVRDVTLSGNVFKTLANIEAIADDFYWDESGGCGKGGQNGLPVGCGGPSLRIRDAIVGGEAD; this is encoded by the coding sequence ATGCCTCACCGACTGGCCGACGGCCGCAACCGACTGGCCGACTTGATGGCCCGCTATCGCCAGCGCGTCGATTTTCTCACCATTCGCCTGGAAGAATCGGAAGGGACGGACATTTATCTGCGCGGCGATCGCGTGGAAACTCTGACGGAGGAGCGGGCGATCGGCGCTCAGATTCGCGCTTGCTACAAAGGCGGATGGGGGTTAGCCACCTGCAACGATCTTGACGATCTCGAGGACCGCATCGGCGAGGCGATCGCGGCCGCGCGCATGGTGGGAACGGAAACCACGACGATCGCGCCCGTGACGCCCGTTGAAGGTGTTTATCGTTTGCCTCTGACGGGGACCGACCCGCGACACGTCCCTTTGGCCGAGAAGAAGGCGCTATGCGATCGCTACAACCACATCCTGTGCGATGCCGATCCGCGCATCGCAACCACCTCCGTTCGCTATGGAGATGTGACCCAGCGCGTGACCCTCGCCACTTCTGACGGCACCCTGGTCGAGCAGGTGTGGTCGGATCTGGAAGCGCGCTTTGCGGCGACCGCTCGCAGTGGCGAACTGGTGCAAACCGGCCGCGAGACTACTGGCTCGCGTAGCGCCTTCGAAGACTTCCGCGATCTCGACGATCGCGTGCGCGCCGCGGCCGAGCGTGCCACCCACGCCCTGTCGATTCCGCCCGTCACGGGCGGTACCTACACCGTCGTCATCGACCCGATTTTGACCGGGCTGTTCGTGCACGAGGCGTTTGGGCATCTGTCTGAAGCCGATATGGCTTATGAGAATCCCGATTTGCTGGAGGTGATGAGTTTCGGCCGCCGCTTCGGACCGCCGGAGCTGCAGATTTTCGACGGCGCGGCACCGACCGGCCATCGCGGCAGCTATGCGATCGACGATGAGGGGACGCCTGCCACGACCACGCAACTGATCCGCGATGGCATTCTGGTCGGACGGCTGCACTCGCGGGAAACGGCAGGCAAGTTGGGGGAGCAACCAACGGGGAATGCGCGCTGTCTCGATTACCAATATTCGCCGATCGTGCGCATGACCAATACCTGGATCGAGCGCGGCACCACGCCCGTCGCCGACCTGATTCGCGACGTGGATCGCGGTATCTACGCACGCAACTGGCTCGGCGGCATGACCAATGGCGAAATGTTCACCTTCAGTGCTGGGGAAGCCTGGACGATCCGCAACGGCAAGCTGACCGATCCGGTTCGGGACGTGACGCTCTCGGGCAATGTATTCAAAACCCTCGCGAATATAGAAGCGATCGCGGACGACTTCTATTGGGACGAATCCGGCGGTTGCGGGAAAGGGGGTCAGAACGGTCTGCCCGTTGGATGTGGCGGTCCGAGCTTGCGGATTCGAGACGCGATTGTGGGCGGAGAAGCGGACTAG
- a CDS encoding ribbon-helix-helix domain-containing protein gives MTTRHRTSTTKMEVTSIRLEPELKERLKELSGDLGYQSLIRDVLWEYVQERGQNGSRGLAAEDIRASFAATARREECCALTGAPIAPLQQMWLGLTVAGDLVPLSIESLLG, from the coding sequence ATCACTACACGACACCGAACCTCAACCACCAAGATGGAGGTCACCAGCATTCGCCTCGAACCCGAGCTAAAGGAGCGCCTGAAGGAGCTGTCTGGCGACCTCGGCTACCAGAGTTTGATTCGCGATGTGTTGTGGGAATACGTGCAGGAACGAGGTCAGAATGGGTCGCGCGGGCTGGCAGCCGAAGATATCCGCGCAAGTTTTGCGGCAACGGCGCGTCGAGAGGAATGCTGCGCGCTCACGGGTGCGCCGATCGCGCCCCTGCAACAAATGTGGCTGGGACTGACGGTAGCGGGTGACTTGGTTCCCCTCAGCATCGAAAGCCTACTGGGGTAG